In the Phaseolus vulgaris cultivar G19833 chromosome 7, P. vulgaris v2.0, whole genome shotgun sequence genome, one interval contains:
- the LOC137829340 gene encoding uncharacterized protein: MVSTMNNTNNDGMEEDQILMIQALQAQMEELRHKGIVDQLRHEEDRRKQKEKWHRKADEVAHLKEQNMKLLEQIGVSVREEQSHISRPPTHQTHQVHQTHHTCPTHPTHQSSKNVVFNNEENYKDHPFTKVQNMKPLPDKWRGLTMNLYDCSTDPDEHLNIFKTHMTLYTVDQTVWCKVFPTSLREGPLGWFTKLPANSVMNFKVLETKFTTQYKTSRPHRVSSMCLLNVKQEKGESLRAFMERFSKVYMGIRNLNPEIAMHHLISAILPGRFTESLIKQPPYDMDELRTRATKFMQIEEHIDYHRKTQVEASKKERERNRGVRPPITGTDRFRTNRGPPFHHYTPLTMPRGKMLDEALQAELIPTLKQAQTPSMPIQPNVANTIATMAIRPKAARH, encoded by the coding sequence ATGGTATCCACAATGAACAACACCAATAACGATGGCATGGAAGAAGACCAAATCTTGATGATCCAGGCCCTCCAAGCTCAGATGGAAGAACTACGACATAAGGGAATAGTGGATCAACTGCGTCACGAAGAAGATCGACGCAAACAGAAAGAAAAGTGGCATCGGAAGGCAGATGAGGTGGCTCACTTGAAAGAACAAAACATGAAACTGTTGGAGCAGATTGGAGTATCGGTTAGAGAGGAACAATCCCACATATCCAGACCACCAACCCATCAAACTCACCAGGTCCATCAGACACACCATACTTGTCCTACACATCCAACCCACCAAAGTtcaaaaaatgttgttttcaacAACGAAGAAAACTACAAGGACCACCCTTTCACCAAAGTTCAAAACATGAAACCACTCCCTGATAAATGGAGGGGTTTAACTATGAATCTCTATGATTGCTCCACTGACCCGGACGaacacttaaatatttttaaaacccATATGACTTTGTACACGGTCGACCAGACGGTATGGTGCAAAGTCTTCCCGACATCTCTTCGAGAAGGCCCTTTAGGATGGTTTACTAAACTCCCTGCCAATTCTGTGATGAATTTCAAAGTTCTGGAAACGAAGTTCACCACCCAATACAAAACGAGTAGACCACACCGCGTGTCGTCCATGTGTCTCCTTAATgtaaaacaagaaaaaggtgaatcCCTTAGAGCCTTTATGGAGAGATTTAGTAAAGTCTATATGGGAATCAGGAACTTGAATCCAGAGATAGCAATGCATCATTTGATCTCGGCCATACTACCGGGCCGATTCACTGAAAGCCTTATAAAACAACCACCATACGACATGGATGAACTGAGGACAAGAGCCACCAAATTCATGCAGATAGAAGAGCACATTGATTACCATAGGAAAACACAGGTCGAAGCCTCTAAAAAAGAAAGGGAGAGAAATAGAGGCGTTCGTCCTCCCATCACAGGGACTGACCGATTCCGGACAAACCGAGGTCCTCCGTTTCACCACTACACCCCTCTAACAATGCCTAGAGGAAAAATGTTAGATGAAGCCTTACAAGCCGAACTTATCCCAACACTCAAACAGGCGCAAACACCGTCAATGCCAATACAACCAAACGTTGCCAATACCATCGCAACTATGGCCATACGACCGAAGGCTGCCAGgcattaa